The genomic stretch TGCGATGGGTCAGCATGCGCCAGCCCCACACCGCGACGGGGAGGATCAGCATGATCGCCCCGAGGCCGAGAATCTGCATCAGCAAATCGGCGCCGATCGCGCCGGGATAGCCGACGATGTTGCGAATCGCGCGCGAGGTCGCGTGGCTGAAACTGGGATCCTGCACCGACCATGTCATCAGCGCGGCCGCCGCTACGCCGGACAGCGCGATCAGGCAGAGGCCGGTGAATTCCCGAAGGCGCCGCGCCAGCGCGTCGCGGATCGAGGCCGGCAACTGGCTGACCAGGGGAATGACACGTTCGATCGCTGGCATGCTCATGGGGCCCTGCGACTAATCCAGAATTTCGACCAGCCGGTGCAATGCCTCGGCTGTTGATTCACTGTCGGAGACCAGCGCAAGCCGGATATAGCCGTCGCCGGGATTGAAGCCGTCGTGCTGCGGCCGCGACAGATAGCTGCCGGGGATCACGCGCACGCCGGCATCGCGATAGAGTCTCACCGCTGCCGCCTCATCACCGCCCCGCGCGGAAACATCGAGCCAGACGCAGAAACCGCCGGCAGGCCTGACATAGCCGTAGCGATTGCCAAGGATCTGGTCGGCGAAATCGAACTTGATCCGGTACAGCCGGCGATTCTCCACGACATGCGCCTCGTCGCTATAGGCCGCGACCGCGACGTGCTGCAGCGGCACCGGCACCTGCGGTGCGGCGACATTGCGCAGTTCGTGAAACGCGGCCAGAAAATTCCTGTCGCCGGCGGCGAAGCCGACGCGCATGCCCGGCAGGTTCGAACGCTTCGACAGCGACTGGAACGCCACCACATTGGTGAAATCGGGCCCGGCGCATTCCAGCGCGCTGCCCGGCGCCTGCCTTGTGTAGATTTCCGAATAGCACTCGTCGCTCAGGATCATGAAGCCGAAGCGGTCGGCCAGTTTCTTCAGCCGCGTGAAGTAATCGGGCGAGGCGACCGCGCCTTGCGGGTTGGCGGGCGAGGCGATGAAGAATGCAACGGTCCGCGCCAGCGTGGCGTCGTCGAGCGCATCGAGATCGGGCAAGAATCCGTTCGCGACCGTGGTCGGCAGATAGATCTGCTCGCAGCCCGCGGCGCGGGCGCCGGCGCCATAGGCGGGATAGAACGGGTTCGGCATCAGGATCGCCGGCCGGCCCTTGCGCGGACCGACATAGCGCGCGGCGGTGATGGCGGCGAAAAACAGGCCCTCGCGGCTGCCGTTCAGGACCAGAATTTCGCTTTCGGGATCGACCGGCCGCGGCAGCTGGAACCGGGTCGACAGCCAGTTCGCGGCGGCCCGGCGGAACGGCTCGATGCCCCTGGCCAGCGGATAGCGGCCGAACTCGGCGATATGTCGTGACAGCACCGGGCCGACGAAGGCGGGCACCGGGTGCTGCGGCTCGCCCAATGATAGCGTAATCAACGGCTTAGCGGGCGTATAGGGCGCCAGCAGCTCGGTCGTCCGCGCAAACGGGGAGCGCTCGGCCTGACCGGCAGGCTGAACACTGCCGGCGCCCTGCGCCACGCCGGAAGAGGCGGTCATTGCCATGTCTGAAACGCCAGCACTTTCAAAAGCGGTCGGGGGAGTTGGAGACCGACCGGAGACCAATCAAACCACCATAGATACGGCGAGGTTAAGACGCGATTAACCATCGGCGCCAGCGTCGATTTTGCTGGTTTGTTCCCCCTTGGAACCTGTGTCGGAGGCCGCGATGCCGCCGAGACCAGAAAAACGCCAGATCGGAAACCGTCATTGCGAGCGAAGCGAAGCAATCCATTCTTTCTTTGCTGCGCTATGGATTGCTTCGCTTCGCTCGCAATGACGGCTGCCATGCTTCACGCGCAAATTCGCGATCTCGCCGCGCGACGCGCCCGAGTCGGAAAAAGTTCTCGCCCAAAAAGAAGAGGGCGCAGGGAAAGCCGGGTGCGCGCTGCACCCGCGGTCTCGTGTGCAAAGTTGTGCGAAGAAACGCACACGAGCATACAGGTTCAGCGGAGAGCATCCGGCCTTCCCTGCGCAATGGTTTTACGGCTTATGGCGCGCTCTCCCCGGCGACGAATTCGTCTTGTCACCGTCATCGGCGGATTAAAGGCTTTGTCCGCCCGGTTGGGCTGACGAAAACCTCCGCCGATTTGACACCAGCAACGGGTGCCAGGACCACACGGTTTTGCCGTACGCAGCCGCCCGTCTTCGCCAAAAGGCT from Bradyrhizobium sp. Ash2021 encodes the following:
- a CDS encoding aminotransferase class I/II-fold pyridoxal phosphate-dependent enzyme encodes the protein MAMTASSGVAQGAGSVQPAGQAERSPFARTTELLAPYTPAKPLITLSLGEPQHPVPAFVGPVLSRHIAEFGRYPLARGIEPFRRAAANWLSTRFQLPRPVDPESEILVLNGSREGLFFAAITAARYVGPRKGRPAILMPNPFYPAYGAGARAAGCEQIYLPTTVANGFLPDLDALDDATLARTVAFFIASPANPQGAVASPDYFTRLKKLADRFGFMILSDECYSEIYTRQAPGSALECAGPDFTNVVAFQSLSKRSNLPGMRVGFAAGDRNFLAAFHELRNVAAPQVPVPLQHVAVAAYSDEAHVVENRRLYRIKFDFADQILGNRYGYVRPAGGFCVWLDVSARGGDEAAAVRLYRDAGVRVIPGSYLSRPQHDGFNPGDGYIRLALVSDSESTAEALHRLVEILD